From one Leifsonia soli genomic stretch:
- the menD gene encoding 2-succinyl-5-enolpyruvyl-6-hydroxy-3-cyclohexene-1-carboxylic-acid synthase, with product MGDRPHAGDVTSVGTSPVGTSPVGTGNPATDFSLALLSALVRHSVRDLVVSPGSRSQALALAAAELERSGSARLHVRIDERSGGFLALGLARETGAPAVVITTSGTATANLHPAVLEAHEAGIPLIIVTGDRPEELRGIRSNQTTQQDGLYAAAVHWSEDVDAPTGARDEGDRASALGAAAVRAAVGADTADPGPVHLNVAFREPLSVAVPPLPGPLQGTLPAMAGPEALGRDVLTIGGGPRTVVVAGADAGPVAEEFARDGGFPLLAEVSSGAHFGPNLVVSYRELLRDDTFGGAVERAIVFGHPTLSREVPLLLTRADVEVVVVAPAGAQAYNPGHRARIVGGVHAADTIDVRSPEVRGWVGRWVFASRRIAEQAEREADPAAVAPDVEKARSFDPADALAFASAELAAIRAPITRALLAEAVWRYTWPHDRLVLGASRLIRDVDRIVPGKKITVHANRGLAGIDGTIATATGIALASQAAARAAGAPSGVTRVLLGDLALLHDVGSLLMGSGETRPHLQVVVGNDGGGTIFDGLEVAATATSDAFDRVLYTPQSVDLSALASAYGWQHSVVRTKGELDQALSAPPAGTSIVEVPLRR from the coding sequence ATGGGTGACCGCCCGCACGCGGGCGACGTCACCTCGGTCGGCACGAGTCCGGTCGGCACGAGTCCGGTCGGCACCGGCAACCCGGCGACGGACTTCTCCCTCGCGCTTCTGAGCGCTCTCGTCCGTCACAGCGTCCGCGACCTCGTCGTGAGTCCCGGCTCGCGGTCGCAGGCCCTCGCGCTCGCCGCGGCCGAGCTCGAACGGTCGGGTTCGGCCCGCCTGCACGTGCGCATCGACGAGCGTTCGGGCGGATTCCTCGCGCTCGGCCTCGCCCGCGAGACCGGTGCCCCCGCCGTGGTCATCACCACGAGCGGCACCGCGACCGCCAACCTGCACCCGGCCGTGCTGGAAGCGCACGAAGCGGGGATCCCGCTCATCATCGTCACCGGCGACCGTCCGGAGGAGCTGCGCGGCATCCGCTCCAACCAGACCACGCAGCAGGACGGCCTCTATGCGGCCGCCGTGCACTGGTCCGAGGACGTCGACGCGCCGACGGGAGCCCGAGACGAGGGCGATCGTGCATCCGCGCTCGGCGCAGCGGCGGTCCGGGCAGCGGTCGGCGCCGACACGGCGGACCCCGGCCCCGTACACCTCAACGTCGCATTCCGCGAGCCGCTCTCGGTGGCCGTCCCCCCGCTGCCCGGACCGCTCCAGGGCACGCTGCCCGCGATGGCCGGACCGGAGGCGCTCGGCCGCGACGTCCTGACGATCGGCGGCGGCCCGAGAACGGTCGTCGTCGCCGGCGCCGACGCCGGACCGGTCGCCGAAGAGTTCGCGCGCGACGGCGGCTTCCCGCTGCTCGCCGAGGTGTCGAGCGGAGCCCATTTCGGTCCCAATCTCGTCGTCTCCTACCGGGAGCTGCTCCGCGACGACACGTTCGGGGGAGCGGTCGAGCGCGCCATCGTCTTCGGCCATCCCACGCTCAGCCGCGAAGTGCCGCTCCTGCTCACCCGTGCCGACGTGGAGGTCGTCGTCGTCGCGCCCGCGGGAGCGCAGGCGTACAACCCCGGCCACCGCGCCCGCATCGTCGGCGGTGTGCACGCCGCCGACACCATCGACGTGCGCTCGCCGGAGGTGCGCGGCTGGGTCGGCCGGTGGGTGTTCGCGAGCAGACGCATCGCCGAGCAGGCAGAACGCGAAGCCGACCCCGCCGCCGTCGCACCGGATGTCGAGAAGGCTCGATCGTTCGACCCCGCCGATGCCCTCGCATTCGCCTCCGCGGAACTCGCGGCCATCCGGGCGCCGATCACGCGCGCGCTCCTCGCGGAGGCCGTGTGGCGATACACCTGGCCGCACGACCGGCTCGTGCTCGGCGCATCCCGCCTCATCCGCGACGTCGACCGGATCGTTCCGGGCAAGAAGATCACCGTGCACGCCAATCGCGGACTGGCCGGCATCGACGGCACCATCGCCACGGCGACCGGGATCGCGCTGGCCAGCCAGGCCGCGGCCCGCGCGGCGGGTGCCCCGAGCGGGGTGACCCGCGTGCTCCTCGGCGACCTGGCGCTGCTGCACGATGTCGGCTCGCTGCTGATGGGCTCCGGCGAGACGCGCCCGCACCTGCAGGTCGTCGTGGGCAACGATGGGGGCGGCACGATCTTCGACGGCCTGGAGGTGGCCGCTACCGCGACGTCGGACGCGTTCGACCGCGTCCTCTACACCCCGCAGTCCGTCGACCTCTCCGCGCTCGCGTCCGCCTACGGCTGGCAGCACAGCGTCGTCCGCACCAAGGGCGAGCTCGACCAGGCGCTCTCCGCGCCTCCCGCCGGCACCAGCATCGTAGAGGTTCCCCTCCGGCGCTGA
- a CDS encoding DNA-3-methyladenine glycosylase family protein, with product MSAVLPSARASAAGATAPSAARAPDAETVYRPAGRLDLAGTLAQLGRGPYDPTTTWDLRGMWRTWRTPLGAATLRIHRPSADGAVSAAAWGPGAEWAIGAVPALLGRDDDWSGLDVGGHPLLRDSLHRNPGLRLARTSRMLEALIPAIIEQRVTSIEAYRSWSRLLRWYGEPAPGPAPEGMRVTPTLEQWRGIPSWEWHRAGVDPRRARAIQAVLAVAPSLERATERAATLADAETVLQTIPGVGLWTAAETLQRSHGHPDLVSVGDYHLAHQVGEALIGRRVDDDGMLELLEPWAGHRQRVVRLIFSSGFRFQRRGPRVTLQEHRWH from the coding sequence ATGTCCGCCGTCCTGCCCTCCGCCCGCGCCTCAGCGGCGGGCGCGACGGCTCCGTCCGCAGCGCGGGCGCCCGATGCCGAGACGGTGTACCGGCCGGCGGGGAGGCTCGATCTCGCGGGAACGCTCGCCCAACTCGGCCGTGGTCCGTACGACCCCACCACGACGTGGGATCTGCGGGGGATGTGGCGCACCTGGCGCACGCCGCTGGGCGCGGCGACTCTGCGCATCCACCGTCCGTCCGCCGACGGCGCCGTCTCCGCCGCCGCGTGGGGGCCGGGAGCCGAGTGGGCCATCGGGGCGGTGCCCGCCCTGCTCGGCCGGGACGACGACTGGTCGGGGCTCGACGTCGGCGGCCACCCGCTGCTCCGCGACAGTCTGCACCGCAATCCCGGCCTGCGGCTGGCACGGACGAGCCGGATGCTGGAGGCACTGATCCCGGCGATCATCGAGCAGCGCGTCACCAGTATCGAGGCCTACCGCTCCTGGTCGCGCCTGCTCCGGTGGTACGGCGAGCCGGCGCCGGGGCCCGCCCCGGAGGGGATGCGGGTGACGCCGACGCTGGAGCAGTGGCGCGGCATCCCGTCATGGGAGTGGCATCGCGCCGGGGTCGACCCGCGGCGTGCCCGCGCGATCCAGGCGGTGCTGGCGGTCGCACCGTCGCTCGAGCGCGCGACCGAGCGGGCGGCGACCCTCGCGGACGCCGAGACCGTGCTGCAGACCATCCCCGGTGTCGGCCTCTGGACGGCGGCGGAGACGCTGCAGCGTTCCCACGGCCACCCCGATCTGGTCAGCGTCGGCGACTATCACCTCGCGCATCAGGTCGGCGAGGCGCTCATCGGCCGGCGGGTCGACGACGACGGGATGCTCGAGCTGCTGGAGCCCTGGGCAGGACACCGTCAGCGCGTGGTGCGGCTGATCTTCTCAAGCGGCTTCCGCTTCCAGCGACGCGGCCCGCGCGTGACGCTGCAGGAACACCGCTGGCACTGA
- a CDS encoding SRPBCC domain-containing protein, with the protein MMPQPTGRLVRKDDGVYLVLDRMFKAPIEEVWTFFGRSPRLSEWLGEYKGTGSTGAVKFRMTVEGDDPDWQDVSVLECSAPHRLHADVGAAGASHRMFVHLSEASGHTTVTVGRRLRSLVEEADAGPRWDYYLDRLVAVHDHKPLPEWSSYGPAMAEHYRTLCRELDRDLRSEHSAARAETAG; encoded by the coding sequence ATGATGCCGCAGCCGACAGGAAGACTGGTCCGCAAGGATGACGGGGTCTACCTCGTCCTCGACCGGATGTTCAAAGCGCCGATCGAGGAGGTGTGGACCTTCTTCGGCCGCTCGCCGCGGCTCTCCGAATGGCTGGGCGAGTACAAGGGCACCGGGTCGACCGGAGCGGTCAAGTTCCGCATGACCGTCGAGGGGGACGACCCCGACTGGCAGGACGTCTCCGTGCTGGAGTGCTCGGCGCCGCATCGGCTCCATGCGGACGTCGGAGCTGCCGGCGCATCCCACCGGATGTTCGTGCATCTCAGCGAGGCGAGCGGTCACACCACCGTCACGGTCGGCCGGCGGTTGCGCTCCCTCGTGGAGGAGGCCGACGCCGGGCCGCGCTGGGACTACTACCTCGATCGCCTCGTCGCCGTGCACGATCACAAGCCGCTCCCGGAGTGGAGCAGCTACGGCCCCGCGATGGCGGAGCACTACCGGACGCTGTGCCGGGAGCTCGACCGCGACCTGCGATCCGAGCACTCCGCCGCCCGCGCGGAGACCGCCGGCTGA
- a CDS encoding nuclear transport factor 2 family protein, translating into MAHDALPEPIQRFIDRTNDGDSAGFVETFTDDAYLNDWGREFHGHAGVRSWDSTDNIGVKSHFEVVDAREGTQPGAWVVTLTVTGEGFNGTGPMEFQLRDGRIASLRIS; encoded by the coding sequence ATGGCGCACGACGCACTGCCCGAGCCGATCCAGCGGTTCATCGACCGGACCAACGACGGGGACTCCGCCGGATTCGTCGAGACCTTCACGGACGACGCGTACCTGAACGACTGGGGCCGGGAGTTCCACGGTCACGCCGGCGTCCGAAGCTGGGACAGCACCGACAACATCGGTGTGAAGTCGCACTTCGAAGTCGTCGACGCCCGCGAAGGCACGCAACCCGGCGCCTGGGTGGTCACCCTCACGGTGACCGGCGAGGGGTTCAACGGCACCGGTCCGATGGAGTTCCAGCTGCGCGACGGCCGCATCGCCAGCCTCCGGATCAGCTGA
- a CDS encoding acyl-CoA thioesterase, whose amino-acid sequence MIAVHMIFRTMLHAIISRFGARLGHWDVARTRFRVLPTDLDILKHMNNGVYLSIADIGRFDLLTRNGVWAIFKKRGWYPVVASETISFRKSLELWQPFVVESRILGFDEKAVYVEQRFTVDGEIYTQAFIRGRFLKRGGGIVTIDELLDAVGPSPTDVTVPEWLRTWGADAALPSTRVDAPSIWSE is encoded by the coding sequence ATGATCGCCGTGCACATGATCTTCCGGACGATGCTTCACGCGATCATCTCCCGCTTCGGAGCGCGGCTCGGCCACTGGGATGTGGCCCGCACGAGGTTCCGCGTGCTGCCGACGGACCTCGACATCCTGAAGCACATGAACAACGGCGTGTATCTCTCCATCGCGGACATCGGGCGCTTCGACCTGCTGACGCGCAACGGCGTGTGGGCGATCTTCAAGAAGCGCGGCTGGTATCCGGTCGTGGCATCGGAGACCATCTCGTTCCGCAAGTCGCTGGAGCTGTGGCAGCCGTTCGTCGTCGAATCGCGCATCCTCGGCTTCGACGAGAAGGCCGTCTACGTCGAGCAGCGCTTCACGGTGGACGGCGAGATCTACACGCAGGCGTTCATCCGCGGGCGCTTCCTCAAGCGCGGCGGCGGGATCGTGACCATCGACGAGCTGTTGGATGCGGTGGGGCCGTCCCCGACCGACGTCACGGTGCCCGAGTGGCTTCGCACCTGGGGAGCGGATGCCGCCCTCCCGTCGACGCGCGTCGACGCGCCGAGCATCTGGAGCGAGTGA
- a CDS encoding FAD-binding oxidoreductase → MGIELDTNAVARLRDGISGTVYVRGDEGLAAEVACFNPAIRHDPDIVVAVASDDDVVEAVRFARAAGLPIRVQATGHGAETPIVGGMIVSTRGLDSLSIDARSRLARIGAGLRWAPVIIAAAEHGLAPITGSSTSVGAVGYTLGGGVGPLARRYGFTSDWVRAFRVVTAHGELVTADRETNPDLFWALRGGKGGLAVVTEMTLELVELRSLYGGSVFFDGGAIEPALRAWVDWSAELPDEATTSVVLLNVPDVEGPPPFLRGRTVLSVRFAYPGDPAEGERLFAPIRAAAPVYLDFVAEMPTTAVASIHNDPEEGGPTWIRGFMLDSFDQDSADAILELAGPGSGSPFIAVEVRQLGGATARDPEDGTSVGGRDSGYTLSLLSGDPSTFAEAAPARAGAIAEALQESVSAITNVNFAGDLSDRAAFERVWPTAISERLQVVRREWDPDRVFAFGPA, encoded by the coding sequence ATGGGAATCGAACTCGACACGAATGCTGTCGCGCGCCTGCGCGACGGCATCTCGGGAACCGTCTACGTCCGCGGCGACGAGGGCCTCGCAGCGGAGGTCGCCTGCTTCAACCCCGCCATCCGCCACGACCCGGACATCGTGGTCGCCGTCGCCTCCGACGACGACGTCGTGGAGGCCGTTCGCTTCGCCCGCGCGGCCGGTCTCCCGATCCGGGTGCAGGCGACGGGGCATGGAGCGGAGACGCCGATCGTCGGCGGCATGATCGTCTCGACGCGCGGTCTCGACTCGCTGTCCATCGACGCACGGTCCCGCCTGGCCCGCATCGGCGCGGGCCTGCGCTGGGCGCCCGTCATCATCGCAGCGGCGGAGCACGGACTCGCGCCGATCACCGGATCGTCGACCAGTGTCGGCGCGGTCGGCTACACGCTCGGCGGCGGGGTCGGCCCGCTGGCGCGCCGCTACGGGTTCACCAGCGACTGGGTCCGCGCCTTCCGCGTCGTCACCGCGCACGGCGAGCTCGTGACGGCCGACCGCGAGACGAACCCCGACCTGTTCTGGGCCCTCCGGGGCGGCAAGGGCGGCCTCGCCGTCGTCACGGAGATGACGCTGGAGCTGGTGGAGCTCCGCTCGCTGTACGGCGGCAGCGTCTTCTTCGACGGCGGAGCGATCGAGCCGGCGTTGCGCGCCTGGGTCGACTGGTCGGCCGAGCTGCCGGACGAGGCGACGACGTCCGTGGTGCTCCTGAACGTGCCCGACGTCGAAGGTCCGCCCCCGTTCCTGCGCGGCCGCACCGTCCTCAGCGTCCGCTTCGCGTACCCGGGCGACCCGGCGGAGGGGGAGCGGCTGTTCGCACCCATCCGGGCGGCAGCGCCCGTGTACCTCGACTTCGTCGCCGAGATGCCCACCACCGCCGTCGCGAGCATCCACAACGATCCGGAGGAGGGCGGCCCGACCTGGATCCGCGGCTTCATGCTCGACTCGTTCGACCAGGACTCCGCCGACGCCATCCTCGAGCTCGCGGGCCCCGGATCCGGGTCGCCCTTCATCGCGGTGGAGGTTCGTCAGCTGGGCGGGGCGACCGCGCGCGACCCGGAGGACGGCACGTCCGTCGGCGGGCGCGACAGCGGCTACACGCTCAGCCTGCTCTCGGGCGACCCGTCCACCTTCGCCGAGGCGGCACCCGCCCGGGCCGGCGCCATCGCCGAAGCGTTGCAGGAGTCGGTCTCGGCGATCACCAACGTCAACTTCGCAGGCGATCTGTCCGACCGCGCGGCCTTCGAGAGGGTGTGGCCGACGGCGATCTCCGAGCGCCTCCAGGTCGTCCGTCGGGAGTGGGATCCGGACCGCGTCTTCGCGTTCGGGCCGGCGTGA